Proteins encoded in a region of the Flammeovirga yaeyamensis genome:
- a CDS encoding sensor histidine kinase, whose amino-acid sequence MAANSKQTLFDRQVNLFENLPLSMSLKLNKPLIHHSIFWICYYVLNGLRWGSYYDDYPYSFQSNLIGFAIHIPLSYYHAYYLLPKYIPTKKYVGYLLHLGASLTAMMYLKVFLTQQFLLPVWPEAGAQAEILSVNHVVAIITGELYVLGITTSIALTRNWIANQRKTRELEKQNMMTELSLLKSQIQPHFLFNTLNNIYSLTLDKSDEAPDAVMKLSELMSYMLYQKETRVNLDDELYHMKNYLDLEKLRFGKRLDISFNIEGDATKVRVPQLLFLPFIENTFKHGVKNKLNQIKIDLNLIISDDFITFEVENPSIDQIQLPFVLSETSNETIKKGGFGLSNAKRRLGLLYDDRYTLQILDGDDKFNVTLKIPRDE is encoded by the coding sequence ATGGCTGCAAATTCTAAACAAACGTTATTCGATAGACAGGTGAATTTATTCGAAAATCTACCTTTATCAATGTCTTTAAAACTAAACAAACCATTAATTCATCATAGCATTTTTTGGATTTGCTATTATGTATTGAATGGTTTACGTTGGGGAAGTTATTACGATGACTATCCATATTCTTTTCAATCCAACTTAATTGGTTTTGCGATACACATTCCATTATCGTATTACCATGCCTATTATCTACTACCAAAGTACATCCCAACTAAAAAGTATGTAGGCTATCTACTACATTTGGGTGCGTCTCTAACAGCCATGATGTACTTAAAGGTATTTCTTACCCAACAATTCCTATTACCTGTATGGCCCGAAGCGGGTGCACAAGCAGAAATTCTTAGTGTAAATCATGTTGTAGCTATTATCACTGGAGAGTTATATGTACTAGGAATTACCACTTCCATTGCTTTAACAAGAAATTGGATCGCCAACCAAAGAAAAACCAGAGAGCTCGAAAAACAGAATATGATGACCGAGTTGAGTCTTTTAAAAAGTCAGATTCAACCCCACTTTCTCTTTAATACATTAAATAATATCTATTCTCTTACTTTAGACAAAAGTGATGAGGCGCCAGATGCAGTGATGAAGCTTAGCGAATTGATGAGTTACATGCTCTATCAAAAAGAAACCCGCGTAAATCTTGATGATGAACTCTATCATATGAAAAATTATCTTGATTTAGAGAAGCTGAGATTTGGAAAACGTTTAGATATTTCCTTTAATATCGAGGGTGATGCTACAAAAGTCCGTGTTCCTCAATTATTGTTTTTACCATTTATTGAGAACACTTTCAAACATGGGGTAAAGAATAAGCTCAATCAAATCAAGATTGACTTAAATTTGATCATATCAGATGATTTTATCACATTTGAAGTAGAGAATCCAAGTATCGATCAAATACAACTACCTTTTGTACTTTCAGAAACTTCTAATGAAACTATTAAAAAAGGTGGATTTGGTCTATCCAATGCCAAAAGAAGATTAGGGTTACTTTATGATGATAGATATACTCTTCAAATTCTAGATGGTGATGATAAATTTAACGTAACGCTTAAAATTCCAAGAGATGAGTAA
- a CDS encoding hybrid sensor histidine kinase/response regulator transcription factor, which yields MLANSTHELNYQIKKVSDISQLDIRDVFKDSKGFLWLATSDGLVRYNGLDSKVYRVSKSDNAIGSNMTRKIAEDKWGNIWVSTFGKGLSKLDIKKERFVNYTMDSESDYKIETNDISSFLIDGQTIWIGNWDKLIRIQLDDHHDKIIHQSSILLSEIDSSRHQVVIQKIFKGKDNHIWLGLNSGLFKMKNNHQDLHQIDYDKTPGNVSDMTYCDSTMITSGEFISSVVNHSGGFRLRGLTANSAHTIAYKDGILWVGNRKGVFAYKVQKYQFLTLIKHYKTTSNNGRSYHPVTSIILDDEKVWVATTGGGVYCISPPSQLFEHYQQTNKKSLFDDHIKAIFEDSKQNLWIGTEVGGLNYLINENNYNYENGFGQISIKNYPDENNRVYAIAEQHLPQSELRKRLLWLGTTFPTFLIALDPNTMELLPQSPFAKKLGFVFDIEIQNDSIMWVGTYNEGLWRIKTDQNGEILSAQKFDSNPKNGGLTSDIIRSILIDKNGNLLVGTDKGLNVIFADELEKHHPKVFNYKEGKTVVDLSNEYLLKIFEAEDGKIWMGTIGGGLIYFDEIKDKKIRFNSITLEDGLSSNSIKSIEEDSEGNLWLSSNHGLIKYQPRSNQFVNYVQSDGLQANEFEDLVSFTRKDGQMLFGGVNGLNAFYPDQIVSDTRRPQIYFSELQILNETIVPNTKYEHQVILENSIEHTKEIYLKHDQNSFSLSFEAFQFNNHHKVKFRYFLEGFDEEWTPTRNNSRQAKYTNIPSGTYTLKVNAANSEEAWSDQTITLKIYISKHPLLSNVAIGIYIISFVLICSLIFTIYNRIRKQKKEVFIAELEKKNAEDAAQSKLRFFTNISHEFRTPLTLITIPIDRLINGAQLTEEDKKHQLKIIKYNADLMLRLVNQILDFRKLEQNKIQLSMQLMDSIRFVKNIFDGFQPLAESKEIQLYFKANVEELMMSFDPDCLEKIINNLLSNALKFTPKNGEVTLEMESLENKLSIRVTDNGIGIAEDDQKQLFKRYFQRTNKNMLFRGGTGIGLNLIKNLVDLHNGRIEVESKKDEGTTFKVLLPKINEGTLDLELKKEEDTGDFSSPFSIEKVQNILQPTQKKYTFLIVEDNEELREVVVSLFSEYHQVIEAEDGQQGYEKCIIHQPDLVISDVMMPNMNGLEMLHTIKNDIKVSHIPIVLLTAKSTNENKVEGLIEGADAYVSKPFDQNVLYSIVFSILKNRERLIEKFDKEIKINPSLISKTPPDVEFLEKVLSIIENHLDNTEFNVDKLSVEYGLSRNHLNKKIKALTGETAIAFIRNVRLKHAAELFRNGNTNISEVTWQVGYTDLGTFRKRFKEKFGVSPSEFAQEATRKESPLKKEN from the coding sequence TTGCTTGCCAATTCTACCCATGAACTAAATTATCAGATTAAAAAAGTATCGGATATATCTCAATTGGATATTCGAGATGTATTTAAAGATTCAAAGGGCTTTCTATGGTTAGCGACCTCAGATGGATTGGTACGTTATAATGGTCTCGACAGTAAAGTATATAGAGTTAGCAAATCGGACAATGCTATAGGAAGTAATATGACCCGAAAAATTGCGGAGGATAAATGGGGGAATATTTGGGTATCCACTTTTGGTAAAGGCCTTTCAAAATTAGATATCAAAAAAGAAAGGTTTGTCAATTATACTATGGATAGTGAATCAGATTATAAGATTGAAACCAACGATATTTCTTCTTTTTTAATTGATGGACAAACGATTTGGATAGGCAATTGGGATAAATTGATCCGTATTCAGCTAGATGATCATCACGATAAAATTATTCATCAGTCATCTATTCTTTTATCAGAAATTGATTCTTCCCGACATCAAGTAGTCATTCAAAAAATATTTAAAGGAAAAGATAATCATATATGGTTAGGACTTAATTCGGGGTTGTTCAAGATGAAAAACAATCATCAAGATTTGCATCAGATTGATTACGATAAAACCCCCGGAAATGTCTCTGATATGACCTATTGTGATTCAACAATGATAACTTCTGGTGAGTTTATTTCTAGTGTAGTAAATCATTCTGGGGGATTTCGGTTAAGAGGTCTTACGGCGAATTCGGCACATACTATTGCATACAAAGATGGAATTTTATGGGTCGGAAATAGAAAAGGAGTATTTGCTTATAAAGTGCAAAAGTACCAATTTTTAACCCTCATCAAGCACTATAAAACGACAAGTAATAATGGGCGGTCTTATCACCCAGTTACTTCAATTATTTTAGATGATGAAAAAGTTTGGGTAGCTACAACTGGTGGTGGTGTATATTGTATTTCTCCTCCATCACAACTTTTTGAGCATTATCAACAAACAAATAAAAAGTCGTTATTTGATGATCATATTAAGGCCATTTTCGAAGATAGTAAGCAAAACCTCTGGATAGGAACAGAGGTAGGAGGTCTCAACTATTTGATCAATGAAAACAATTACAACTATGAAAACGGTTTTGGTCAGATTTCTATAAAAAACTATCCCGACGAAAATAATAGGGTATATGCCATTGCTGAACAACACCTTCCTCAATCAGAATTAAGAAAACGATTGCTGTGGTTAGGCACTACTTTTCCCACTTTTTTAATCGCCTTAGATCCAAATACGATGGAATTGTTGCCTCAATCTCCTTTTGCAAAAAAGCTGGGGTTTGTATTTGATATCGAAATACAAAATGATTCAATAATGTGGGTAGGGACTTATAATGAAGGATTATGGAGGATCAAAACTGATCAGAATGGAGAAATTCTAAGTGCTCAAAAATTTGATTCCAATCCTAAAAATGGAGGGTTAACCTCAGATATTATTAGAAGCATACTCATTGATAAAAACGGCAACTTATTAGTGGGCACAGACAAAGGATTGAATGTCATTTTCGCTGATGAATTAGAGAAACATCACCCGAAAGTATTCAATTATAAAGAGGGGAAAACAGTAGTCGACTTATCCAACGAATACCTATTAAAGATTTTTGAAGCGGAAGATGGGAAAATTTGGATGGGAACGATTGGAGGTGGTTTAATTTATTTTGATGAGATTAAGGACAAAAAAATAAGATTCAATTCGATTACATTAGAAGATGGGTTATCAAGTAATTCCATCAAATCGATCGAAGAAGATAGCGAAGGGAATTTATGGTTGAGTAGTAATCATGGTTTGATAAAATATCAACCACGTTCCAATCAATTTGTCAATTATGTTCAGTCGGACGGCTTACAAGCAAATGAATTTGAAGACTTGGTTAGTTTCACCAGAAAAGATGGTCAGATGCTTTTTGGAGGAGTAAATGGTTTGAATGCCTTTTATCCTGATCAAATAGTGTCAGATACTCGAAGACCACAAATCTATTTCTCGGAGCTTCAAATTCTAAATGAAACCATTGTACCCAATACTAAATATGAACATCAAGTGATCTTAGAGAATAGTATTGAGCATACCAAGGAAATTTACCTAAAGCACGATCAAAATAGCTTTAGTTTATCTTTTGAAGCCTTTCAATTCAATAATCATCATAAAGTAAAGTTTAGGTATTTCTTAGAAGGATTTGATGAGGAATGGACACCAACTCGAAACAATAGTCGACAAGCGAAATACACCAACATACCTTCGGGAACATACACTCTAAAGGTAAATGCGGCGAATAGCGAAGAGGCGTGGTCGGATCAAACAATTACATTAAAAATATACATTTCGAAACATCCTTTGTTAAGCAATGTGGCGATTGGTATTTATATCATCAGTTTCGTTTTGATATGCAGTTTGATATTTACCATCTATAATCGAATTAGAAAACAGAAAAAGGAAGTCTTTATTGCAGAGTTGGAAAAAAAGAACGCAGAAGATGCGGCACAATCTAAATTGAGGTTCTTTACCAATATATCTCATGAGTTTAGAACGCCTCTAACACTTATTACTATTCCTATAGACCGTCTAATTAATGGGGCACAATTGACAGAGGAAGACAAGAAACATCAATTGAAAATAATTAAATACAACGCCGATTTAATGTTGCGATTGGTGAATCAGATATTGGACTTTAGAAAATTAGAGCAAAATAAAATTCAACTCTCCATGCAATTGATGGATAGTATCCGTTTTGTGAAAAATATTTTTGATGGCTTTCAGCCTTTGGCCGAGAGTAAAGAAATTCAGTTATACTTTAAGGCAAATGTTGAGGAATTAATGATGTCGTTTGATCCAGATTGTTTGGAAAAGATTATCAATAATTTATTATCCAACGCTTTAAAGTTTACGCCTAAAAATGGTGAGGTGACTTTAGAAATGGAATCTTTGGAGAATAAGCTATCGATCAGAGTAACTGATAATGGAATAGGTATCGCGGAGGATGATCAGAAGCAATTGTTTAAAAGGTATTTTCAAAGGACCAATAAGAATATGCTATTCAGGGGCGGTACGGGTATTGGGCTGAATCTGATTAAAAACTTAGTAGATCTTCACAATGGGAGGATAGAAGTAGAAAGCAAGAAAGATGAAGGGACCACATTTAAAGTGCTATTACCAAAAATCAATGAAGGGACTTTAGATCTGGAGTTGAAGAAAGAGGAAGATACCGGTGATTTTTCATCCCCATTTTCTATAGAAAAAGTCCAAAATATACTGCAGCCGACACAGAAGAAATATACCTTTTTGATTGTAGAAGATAATGAAGAATTGAGAGAAGTGGTCGTATCATTATTTAGCGAATATCATCAGGTAATTGAAGCGGAGGATGGACAGCAGGGCTACGAAAAATGTATCATACATCAGCCTGATTTGGTCATTAGTGATGTGATGATGCCCAATATGAATGGTCTCGAAATGTTGCATACCATTAAAAATGATATCAAAGTATCCCATATTCCAATTGTATTATTAACGGCAAAAAGTACCAACGAGAACAAGGTAGAAGGATTGATAGAAGGAGCAGATGCTTATGTGTCCAAACCATTTGATCAAAATGTCTTGTATTCTATCGTATTTTCTATCCTCAAAAATAGAGAGCGTTTGATTGAAAAGTTTGATAAAGAAATCAAGATCAATCCTTCACTTATTTCCAAAACACCACCGGATGTAGAGTTTTTAGAAAAGGTACTTTCAATCATCGAAAATCACTTAGATAACACCGAGTTTAACGTAGATAAATTGTCAGTAGAATATGGACTTTCGAGAAATCATTTAAATAAAAAAATTAAAGCATTAACAGGGGAAACAGCCATTGCTTTTATAAGGAATGTCCGTTTAAAACATGCAGCAGAATTATTTAGAAATGGCAATACCAATATCTCAGAAGTCACTTGGCAAGTAGGCTATACAGATCTGGGTACATTTAGAAAAAGATTTAAGGAAAAGTTTGGAGTAAGTCCCTCTGAATTTGCACAAGAAGCGACAAGAAAAGAAAGCCCATTAAAAAAGGAAAACTAA
- a CDS encoding SusC/RagA family TonB-linked outer membrane protein — protein MKFRLLTLLSSLLLLANVTLAQDKIIEGVVTESGSSDGLPGVNVLLKGTSTGTTTDFNGKFSLSVQEGATLVFSYVGYVTQEVPVGNQSNFNISLEVDAEQLEEVVVTAFGMERETKALGYSVQEVKGDDLAIAKEPNVINNLSGKVAGVQITKTAAGAGGSSRVVIRGNSSLTGSNQPLYIIDGVPIDNSSFYSAQGSYWDGGIDYGDGIGDINADDIETLSVLKGPAAAALYGSRAGGGVIVITTKTGKAKEGISVEYNGNFTFENPLVMPSFQNEYGIGTFGNIPNPDEIRNPEVSGSSWGPRMNGQSYVDWTGNQSTYTAQPDNVNDFFQTGSTMTNSIAVSGGSENADFRMSYANLQNSGIIPTSSYERNNLGLRGRLRSKKFTFDTKVNYVNVKGNNRPYMAETMENPMFTFIQMPRSIRNSDLQNNYLRDGEHYNYTESPFVFNPYFSINKSPNWDEKNRVIALGSVKYDLTENLSFQLRHTADIWQHERYKTAPKGQNVYHPPGRLSKDLYNVQEQNTDFLVNFKKDFDNELSFNVLAGGNLLKQRVVHNQTIANALLEKDWYSFNNADGGTSTTEHLTEKEVQSLYAQMSVAYKNMLFVDVTARNDWSSALPTHKSGYFYPSITGAFAFSEMMNVDESIFTFGKVRASYAQVGSDPNPYSQTLNYSVITQDVINGQPAGSIGSINNRGDDNFVGLVDPNIEPEKTTSIELGADLKFLNNRLGVDITYYNAVTSNQVIPVSLPYTAGAHSVVINQGSMRNKGIEVLVTADVFKKPSGFNWNMGVNFTKNNNTLEELYEEEGLTQILLNRSARGEANIFAEVGKPYGEIKGAKLVRGANGLPQLDEDGNIMLDADETGNGMLSLGNITPDYMIGFTNTFTYKNIMLNIVVDAKVGGDMFSYSNFSMHQNGNHQLTAEQRNAGGVKVVDANGQEQLMDTQEYYRQVGQNNVADDFVTDASYVKLRELSLGYNLPTRWTEKVFVKQASLSFVGRNLMFFYNGMDGIDPESIVSRGMLGIEYAALPSTASYGFNLNLKF, from the coding sequence ATGAAATTCAGACTACTAACACTTTTATCAAGTTTGCTCTTACTAGCAAATGTAACCCTCGCTCAAGATAAAATTATAGAGGGTGTAGTTACAGAATCGGGATCGTCCGACGGTTTACCTGGTGTAAACGTTTTACTTAAAGGTACATCTACTGGTACAACTACAGATTTTAACGGTAAATTTAGTTTATCGGTACAAGAGGGTGCTACTTTAGTATTCTCTTATGTAGGTTACGTTACACAGGAAGTACCTGTAGGTAATCAAAGCAACTTCAATATCTCTCTAGAAGTTGATGCAGAACAATTAGAGGAAGTAGTAGTTACTGCTTTCGGTATGGAAAGAGAGACAAAAGCATTAGGGTACTCTGTTCAAGAGGTAAAAGGAGATGATTTAGCTATCGCTAAAGAACCAAACGTAATTAACAACTTATCTGGTAAAGTTGCAGGTGTACAAATTACTAAAACTGCAGCTGGTGCGGGTGGATCTTCTCGTGTAGTTATTCGAGGTAACTCATCTTTAACTGGTTCTAACCAACCACTTTATATTATTGATGGTGTGCCAATCGATAACTCTTCATTCTACTCAGCTCAGGGTTCTTACTGGGACGGTGGTATCGACTATGGTGATGGTATCGGTGATATTAACGCTGACGATATCGAAACGTTATCAGTGTTAAAAGGTCCTGCTGCAGCTGCATTGTACGGTTCTAGAGCAGGTGGTGGTGTAATCGTTATCACTACTAAAACAGGTAAAGCAAAAGAAGGTATTAGCGTAGAATACAACGGTAACTTTACTTTTGAAAATCCATTAGTAATGCCATCATTCCAAAATGAATATGGTATCGGTACTTTCGGAAACATTCCTAATCCAGATGAAATTAGAAATCCAGAAGTTTCTGGTTCTAGCTGGGGTCCAAGAATGAACGGTCAGTCTTATGTAGACTGGACTGGAAACCAATCAACATACACTGCACAACCTGATAACGTAAATGACTTCTTCCAAACAGGTTCTACAATGACTAACTCAATTGCAGTATCTGGTGGTTCAGAAAATGCAGATTTCAGAATGTCATATGCTAACCTTCAAAACAGCGGTATCATTCCAACAAGTTCTTACGAAAGAAATAACTTAGGTTTGAGAGGTCGTTTAAGAAGCAAAAAATTCACTTTCGACACAAAAGTAAATTATGTAAATGTAAAGGGTAACAACAGACCTTATATGGCTGAAACAATGGAAAACCCAATGTTTACGTTTATCCAAATGCCAAGATCTATTCGTAATTCAGATCTTCAGAACAATTACTTAAGAGACGGTGAGCACTACAACTATACTGAATCTCCATTTGTATTTAACCCTTATTTCTCGATTAACAAATCGCCAAACTGGGATGAGAAAAACAGAGTAATTGCTTTAGGTTCAGTGAAATATGACCTTACTGAAAACTTAAGTTTCCAACTACGTCACACTGCAGATATTTGGCAGCACGAAAGATATAAGACAGCTCCAAAAGGACAAAATGTATATCACCCTCCAGGAAGATTGTCAAAAGACTTGTATAACGTACAAGAGCAAAACACAGACTTCTTAGTAAACTTCAAGAAGGATTTTGATAACGAATTATCATTCAATGTTTTAGCAGGTGGTAACTTATTAAAGCAAAGAGTAGTACACAATCAAACAATTGCGAATGCATTGTTAGAAAAAGATTGGTATAGCTTCAATAATGCTGATGGAGGTACTTCTACTACAGAGCACTTAACAGAGAAAGAAGTTCAATCATTATATGCTCAAATGAGTGTTGCTTACAAAAACATGTTATTTGTTGATGTAACAGCAAGAAACGACTGGTCTTCTGCATTACCAACTCACAAGAGTGGTTACTTCTACCCATCAATCACTGGTGCATTTGCATTCTCTGAGATGATGAACGTAGATGAGTCGATCTTCACATTTGGTAAAGTTAGAGCATCATATGCACAAGTGGGTTCAGATCCTAATCCTTACTCTCAAACATTAAATTACTCTGTAATTACTCAAGATGTAATTAATGGTCAGCCAGCAGGTTCTATTGGATCGATTAACAATAGAGGTGATGACAACTTTGTAGGTCTTGTAGATCCGAATATCGAGCCAGAGAAAACTACTTCAATCGAATTGGGTGCTGACTTGAAATTCTTAAATAACAGATTAGGAGTAGACATTACGTACTACAATGCAGTAACAAGTAATCAAGTAATTCCAGTATCACTTCCTTATACAGCAGGTGCACATTCAGTAGTAATCAACCAAGGTTCGATGAGAAACAAAGGTATTGAGGTTTTAGTAACTGCTGATGTATTCAAAAAACCTTCAGGATTTAACTGGAACATGGGTGTGAACTTCACTAAGAACAATAACACTTTAGAAGAATTGTACGAAGAGGAAGGTTTAACTCAGATCTTATTAAACAGATCTGCAAGAGGTGAAGCAAACATTTTTGCTGAAGTAGGTAAGCCTTACGGTGAAATCAAAGGAGCAAAATTAGTAAGAGGAGCAAATGGTTTACCTCAATTAGATGAGGATGGCAATATCATGTTAGATGCTGATGAGACAGGTAACGGAATGCTTTCATTAGGTAACATCACTCCAGACTACATGATTGGTTTCACTAACACATTTACTTATAAAAACATCATGTTAAACATAGTTGTTGATGCTAAAGTAGGTGGTGATATGTTCTCTTACTCTAACTTCTCTATGCACCAAAATGGTAACCACCAATTAACTGCAGAGCAAAGAAATGCAGGTGGTGTTAAAGTTGTAGATGCAAACGGTCAAGAACAATTAATGGATACACAAGAATATTACCGTCAAGTTGGTCAGAATAACGTAGCGGATGACTTTGTAACAGATGCTTCTTATGTGAAATTAAGAGAATTAAGCTTAGGTTATAACCTTCCAACTAGATGGACTGAGAAAGTATTCGTGAAACAAGCTTCATTATCATTCGTAGGTAGAAACTTAATGTTCTTCTACAATGGAATGGACGGTATCGATCCAGAATCGATTGTATCAAGAGGTATGTTAGGAATTGAGTATGCTGCACTTCCTTCGACAGCAAGCTACGGTTTCAACTTAAACCTTAAATTCTAA
- a CDS encoding SusD/RagB family nutrient-binding outer membrane lipoprotein: protein MNFSKSLKNILVAGSVLIGAASCTDNFEELNTNPNNPSKPTPAQTFTFAQLAVSGVGHETSRLNSLTTGQIGMHYIGAWGDSRVWLTGSGPVWVGEYWNKSYVKIVGNLEVAIKDVTADDADPAKLAMLDVWKVFNAHRITDIYGHVPYFNAGKGYAAAEAGESLTQDMLKPKYDEQSAIYADMIAKLDNAVQVLGTAGNSFGEADLVYGGDHLMWQKLANTLRLRLATRLGDDAKVTQSLNAPLIETNEEIALIPFTGEGDIWGLASNGDAFSFDWGGAFPSQAILNAMNQKDTDVTNDDPRLPVFFVNSIEEEDGTVTVYDWFEPQTMQGEDLTTSKHPAFAANRTNIGGYDTPEMVATPMEVAFLRAEHTTDAAMQLQYFTQGINLSLEYYGLGSDVETDYPAFWASVKSNFDANPKAEILKQKWIGLIGNGPEAYAEVRRNSDLFFGTIFVPGVDYKKTSQGTDGGFDDFYQWKIEYPASEAATNLENMQAAQNMPQNFWWTK, encoded by the coding sequence ATGAATTTTAGCAAATCTCTTAAAAATATATTAGTAGCAGGATCTGTACTTATTGGTGCAGCGTCTTGTACTGACAACTTCGAAGAGTTAAACACTAACCCTAATAACCCTTCTAAGCCAACACCGGCACAAACATTTACTTTTGCTCAATTGGCAGTATCGGGTGTGGGTCACGAGACTTCTCGTTTAAACTCTTTGACTACAGGACAAATTGGTATGCACTACATCGGTGCTTGGGGCGACTCAAGAGTTTGGTTAACTGGTAGTGGTCCTGTTTGGGTAGGTGAATACTGGAACAAGTCTTACGTAAAGATCGTGGGTAACTTGGAAGTAGCCATTAAAGATGTAACAGCAGACGATGCGGATCCAGCAAAATTAGCAATGCTAGATGTATGGAAAGTATTTAATGCACACCGTATTACAGATATCTATGGACACGTTCCTTATTTCAACGCAGGAAAAGGTTATGCTGCAGCTGAGGCTGGTGAATCGTTGACGCAAGATATGTTGAAGCCTAAGTATGATGAGCAATCGGCAATCTATGCAGATATGATTGCAAAATTGGACAACGCTGTTCAAGTATTAGGTACTGCTGGTAATTCATTTGGTGAAGCTGATTTAGTATACGGTGGAGATCATTTGATGTGGCAAAAATTAGCTAACACTCTTCGTTTAAGATTAGCGACTCGTTTAGGTGATGATGCAAAAGTGACTCAATCACTTAACGCTCCATTGATCGAAACAAACGAAGAAATCGCATTGATTCCTTTCACAGGTGAGGGTGATATCTGGGGTCTAGCTTCTAACGGTGATGCTTTCTCATTCGATTGGGGTGGTGCATTCCCTTCTCAAGCAATTCTAAATGCAATGAACCAAAAAGATACTGATGTAACTAACGATGATCCTCGTTTACCAGTATTTTTTGTGAACTCTATAGAAGAAGAGGATGGAACAGTAACTGTTTATGATTGGTTTGAGCCTCAAACGATGCAAGGTGAGGATTTAACAACATCTAAGCACCCAGCTTTTGCTGCAAATAGAACTAATATTGGTGGTTATGATACTCCTGAAATGGTAGCGACTCCAATGGAAGTAGCTTTCTTAAGAGCAGAACATACCACTGATGCTGCAATGCAGTTACAATATTTCACTCAAGGTATCAACCTTTCTTTAGAGTATTATGGCTTAGGATCTGACGTTGAGACGGATTACCCTGCATTCTGGGCATCTGTAAAGTCTAACTTCGATGCGAATCCTAAAGCTGAAATTTTAAAGCAAAAGTGGATCGGTTTGATTGGTAACGGACCAGAAGCATATGCAGAAGTAAGAAGAAATTCAGATTTGTTCTTCGGAACGATCTTCGTTCCAGGCGTAGATTACAAGAAAACATCACAAGGTACTGATGGTGGTTTCGATGATTTCTACCAATGGAAAATCGAATACCCAGCATCTGAAGCAGCAACAAACTTAGAGAACATGCAAGCCGCTCAGAATATGCCACAAAATTTCTGGTGGACAAAGTAA